The genomic DNA CCCTCCATGGGATTAGGCCGATGTGCCAGGGTGATGCGTTTATTCAGTTTATGGATGCCCGGCCCGGATGAGCCGCATGCTTTTTCAAAGCCGTCAGGGTTTTGTTTTCATTGGCATTCATCCACGGCTAAAAACCAAAGATTTTTTTAACCGCCGATGACGCCGATGCACGCAGATTGAAAATCCCAAACAGTAATTTCTGTTTTTACTTTTCTCCGCGGCTCTGCGCCTCGAGTGAGCAAAGTGAACGGGCGCGAGGCCCTGGGTTTACCTTTGTCCGCGTCCATCTGCGGCTAAAACCCAGGACGCCGATTGCATCAATGGAAATATCAAATTCCCCAGCTCATCCGCACGGTGACCGCCGGTTGTGCGGTTCGCAGCCGGTCCGGCTTTTTCAGCGGCCAGCCGGCGAAGGCTTCCAGGCCCAGCCTGTTCCATCTGCCGCGCAGTCCGACAACCGCTCCGGCCAGTTCCTGTCCGCCCGGCACGGCCGCCGACGGTCCGCCGACGCGACCGTAATCCAGTCCCGCGAACAGATCCGGCCAGGATCGGGGCAGATCCAGTTCGGTTTCACCCCTGGCGAAGAAGCCGCGTTCGGCGCTCAGGGTCTGTTCACCGTCGAAACCGCGTACCGTCCAGGGGCCGCCGATGGCGATCTGGTCGGCTGTGAACAGCGGCGTCGCACTGTACTGGACGTGCAGAACAACCTGGGAATTCAGCCGCAGCGGCCCGGCCTGCCAGGGGTGTTCCAGGTTCAGGTCAAAGGTCTGCAGCCGGTAGAAAAAGGTCGGGTCTTCCGGCTGCCGGCCGGGAAAATCCCGGCGGGCGCCGAACCAGGGCATCCCCCGGCGGTGGGTCAGCTTCCAGTAGAGGAGGGTTTGGCCGAAACGGACCGTTTGCCTTAGGCCAACGCCCAGATCGGTCTGCCGTCGCCGCTGTACACCGATCTCGACATCCTCGATGAAGCCGCGACTGGAGCGGGTGGCCAGGGAAAGATCGATGTCGAGTTTCTGTTGCCGGTCGCGGCTCAGCGTCCGGGAGAGGAAGACGCCGAAACGTCGGCTTTCGCCGCTGCTGGTGAAGTCCTGGTTGATGCCGGCCACCGTCTGCCGCCAGCTGTCGCGGGAGAGATCGATGCCGAGCCGCCACCAGCCGAGAGGCAGGCTGTAGGCGAGGCGCAGGTTTTCCGCCCGGTGACGGTTTACGTCTCCCGGCGTTCCCGTCCAGTCCAGGTCGAGCTGTCCGCTGTGGGCGAAGGGACTGTCCAGTTTCAGGGTCGTGCCCGTGCGCCAGGGGCCTGTTGCCCGGGAGCCGGTATTGTCCAGGGTCAGGGAGAGCCGCCACGGTCTGTTCTGGCGGACGTGGATCAGCAGGTCGCTTTCCCCCGGCCGATCCCCCGGTAGCAGGTCGAGACGGACATCCCGGCTCGGCAGCTGCATCTGTTCCAGCCCCTGTTCGAGGGCGCGGA from Geothermobacter ehrlichii includes the following:
- a CDS encoding ShlB/FhaC/HecB family hemolysin secretion/activation protein, with the protein product MLLLLVPTTSALAAVTDTASEEQRLRQQREYERRQVERTPPASRLEREVEAVPFELPAEERCFVITEPTIAIPAALQTEHPETADLLKPGGKLAFLQEAMATLRGRCVGVEGINRLVRHLTSLLLEAGYTTTRVGIPAQNLAPGRLRLELIPGRLRAIRVEGVTGPFSTAALPLRPGDLIDIRALEQGLEQMQLPSRDVRLDLLPGDRPGESDLLIHVRQNRPWRLSLTLDNTGSRATGPWRTGTTLKLDSPFAHSGQLDLDWTGTPGDVNRHRAENLRLAYSLPLGWWRLGIDLSRDSWRQTVAGINQDFTSSGESRRFGVFLSRTLSRDRQQKLDIDLSLATRSSRGFIEDVEIGVQRRRQTDLGVGLRQTVRFGQTLLYWKLTHRRGMPWFGARRDFPGRQPEDPTFFYRLQTFDLNLEHPWQAGPLRLNSQVVLHVQYSATPLFTADQIAIGGPWTVRGFDGEQTLSAERGFFARGETELDLPRSWPDLFAGLDYGRVGGPSAAVPGGQELAGAVVGLRGRWNRLGLEAFAGWPLKKPDRLRTAQPAVTVRMSWGI